From the genome of Trichocoleus sp. FACHB-46, one region includes:
- a CDS encoding DUF2283 domain-containing protein, with protein sequence MEEKLTFRYDRAGDILYIDKCSPYSDQESEEIGDEIIARLNPTSGEIENLEILFFSKRLLSNNLFELPIIADLRLAS encoded by the coding sequence ATGGAAGAAAAGCTAACCTTTCGATATGATCGTGCAGGAGATATCCTGTACATCGATAAATGCTCTCCTTACTCCGATCAAGAATCTGAAGAGATTGGTGACGAAATCATTGCTCGATTGAATCCAACGTCTGGTGAGATTGAGAATTTAGAAATTTTATTTTTCTCAAAACGCTTGCTCAGCAATAATTTGTTTGAATTACCTATAATCGCTGATTTACGGCTTGCGAGCTAG
- a CDS encoding TROVE domain-containing protein, with translation MNYKFFAQNKTRTPQNQPIPGREKEMTQGRSGGYMFKAGLWQNLRRCLLIGTAQSTYYAGKQELTNEFANVLEQAIAENPERVAAEIVYASDGRAINNSAPIFALVLLSMGEAPEAKQAFQKIFPKVVRTASHFYEWLNYTKSVRGFGKIVREVGQRWLARENVKELAYQLLKYQQRQGFSHRDALRLFHVKPSTEEHNQLFQWVTQGWEKLPKTAPSEALSQIWWYEWLKRHPEQAHEAIAKGRLTHEMAAPVGKMDKQAWQLLFNDMPIGAMLRNLGSLTELGVFRSDHRKNLDKVERVLNSRDHLRKGRIHPIDVLKALKTYQSGGKLGRSQKTWEPIPRIVDILEKALELSFDVLQPTGKVFLHAIDVSGSMSYYSVSSIGLTCCEIATTMALATAKAEKNYVIRGFAESFRDLNISAQDSFSSAIAKANNQNFGGTDAAVAYDWMIKHKFKADVVCFWTDCESWAGRRHPSQALAEYRRKVNPNVKAVYVTLAPYQISLVDPQDPLSWDMAGFDPSAPRLIQMLATGEL, from the coding sequence ATGAACTACAAATTTTTTGCCCAAAACAAAACTCGCACGCCACAAAATCAACCCATTCCTGGACGCGAAAAGGAAATGACCCAGGGACGCTCTGGGGGGTACATGTTCAAAGCGGGGTTGTGGCAGAATCTGCGACGTTGCTTGCTGATTGGTACCGCCCAGAGCACTTACTACGCCGGGAAACAAGAACTAACGAACGAGTTTGCCAATGTCTTAGAGCAAGCGATCGCAGAGAATCCGGAGCGAGTTGCGGCTGAAATTGTCTATGCCTCGGATGGTCGTGCCATCAATAACAGTGCGCCGATTTTTGCCCTGGTGCTGCTCTCGATGGGGGAAGCACCGGAAGCGAAACAGGCATTCCAAAAAATCTTTCCCAAGGTGGTGCGGACGGCTAGCCATTTCTATGAATGGCTGAACTACACCAAGTCAGTGCGGGGATTTGGAAAGATTGTCCGGGAAGTGGGGCAACGTTGGCTAGCACGAGAAAACGTCAAAGAATTGGCGTATCAATTACTGAAATATCAACAGCGCCAAGGTTTCTCACATCGAGATGCGCTGCGTCTATTCCACGTTAAGCCCTCAACTGAAGAACATAACCAGTTGTTTCAATGGGTGACTCAAGGTTGGGAGAAGCTACCTAAAACAGCTCCCTCCGAGGCTCTGTCACAAATTTGGTGGTACGAGTGGCTGAAGCGGCACCCAGAGCAAGCTCATGAGGCGATCGCGAAAGGCCGCTTAACTCACGAAATGGCTGCACCTGTCGGCAAAATGGACAAGCAGGCTTGGCAGCTCTTGTTTAATGACATGCCGATTGGAGCCATGTTGCGGAATCTAGGTTCCTTGACAGAGTTAGGAGTTTTTCGTTCTGATCACCGCAAGAATCTAGACAAAGTAGAGAGAGTTCTCAACAGTCGAGACCATCTCCGTAAAGGTCGTATTCATCCGATTGATGTTCTCAAAGCGTTGAAAACTTACCAGTCAGGAGGGAAATTAGGCCGTAGCCAGAAAACATGGGAACCGATTCCTCGCATTGTAGACATTTTAGAAAAGGCATTAGAGCTCTCCTTCGACGTTCTACAACCTACTGGGAAAGTGTTTCTCCATGCGATCGACGTTTCTGGCTCTATGTCTTATTACAGCGTCAGTTCCATCGGCTTAACCTGTTGCGAAATTGCCACCACAATGGCACTTGCCACGGCTAAAGCTGAGAAGAACTATGTGATTCGAGGTTTTGCAGAGAGCTTTCGAGACCTCAATATCTCGGCTCAAGATTCCTTCAGTTCTGCGATCGCCAAAGCCAACAACCAAAACTTTGGAGGAACCGATGCAGCGGTTGCTTACGACTGGATGATTAAGCACAAGTTCAAAGCGGACGTGGTTTGCTTCTGGACAGATTGCGAAAGCTGGGCAGGGCGGCGGCACCCTAGCCAAGCGCTAGCGGAATATCGCCGCAAGGTGAATCCTAACGTGAAGGCGGTGTATGTCACTTTGGCCCCCTACCAAATCTCTCTAGTTGATCCTCAAGATCCGCTGTCCTGGGATATGGCAGGCTTTGATCCCAGTGCGCCTCGCCTGATTCAGATGCTAGCAACAGGTGAATTGTAG
- a CDS encoding DEAD/DEAH box helicase translates to MHILHGTWIPEETASFVQSGGFHLWIETTDTLRRRKTAPRLHLNHLPQEKLATFLTESLGIKPAAYQTLETAIAPKYFLLPTVGDQPCPSPELARYLELEPPEQWQWQYWQVDCYRPTAYVKTGNYNRASVTNVIRLLNELHFIALHNLAEIQLGADLLFWYHYTQFFKQIILHDQYIPALKYRSLTPTEPPTKGKRKTASQTTTKTTKTAKNKSKATTKTTPKEFEIYQGWEILSARYEAELERYVELMPFVCVAGRAEPQEPPQFYDKMTLLRHFSEVLLAEIVTHTPTSAAFEKQINDTLLGSCLHSGHPWQHPEGLTPYQQWKTWRDRIGRSQTDLPFYLCFQLQSPAKPEDAWILEFQVASRQDPSVQIPLQDYWRLRTKRHKALIQQFGENFEQHLLIHLGYAARIYPQLWAGLETDQPVGISLAIAEASAFLQESAWVLEAAGYKVRVPAWWTPQGWRRTKLRMKARGRTLGGDDKSKSYFSFETLVDYRYELSIDGKPVSEQEWQELVNAKASLVQFRGQWMQLDQDKMQQMLEFWKKHQHEQPELSLLDFMKLSGGSEDGIELEVDHDETLGEMLSKLNEKSHLELLPDPKALQGTLRTYQKRGLAWLHYLETLGLNGCLADDMGMGKSLQVIARLVQEREQGSKKSKKLVPIPPTLLIAPTSVVGNWQKEIEKFAPHLRSLIHHGSDRLQKKEEFQAAIADCDVVITSYTLVRKDIALLSEVEWRRIVIDEAQNIKNPKAAQTKAIYKLPGQYRLALTGTPVENRLLDLWSIFNFLNPGYLGKESQFRQSFEIPIQKNNDVMRSATLKKLVEPFILRRVKTDPSIIQDLPDKLEQKLYCNLTKEQASLYEATVKDVEKQLQAAEGIQRKGLILATLMKLKQICNHPMQFLQDGSDFTPERSHKLERLTEMTQEAIAEGESLLIFTQFAEIGEALEKYLKHTLRCNTFYLHGGTPRPKREQMIAEFQDPNTEPSVFVLSLKAGGVGITLTKANHVFHFDRWWNPAVEDQATDRAFRIGQKKNVFVHKFVAIGTLEERIDQMIEDKKKLVGAIVGADESWLTELDNEAFKQLISLNRSAVLD, encoded by the coding sequence ATGCATATTCTTCATGGTACTTGGATTCCAGAAGAGACAGCGAGCTTCGTCCAGAGTGGCGGATTCCATCTGTGGATCGAAACCACAGATACACTGCGACGGCGTAAGACAGCTCCACGCCTCCACTTAAATCATCTGCCACAAGAGAAGCTGGCAACATTTCTCACCGAATCCCTGGGTATCAAGCCTGCTGCCTATCAAACACTTGAAACCGCGATCGCGCCTAAATATTTCTTGCTGCCCACTGTAGGAGATCAACCTTGCCCTTCTCCAGAGCTAGCTCGTTACCTAGAACTGGAGCCACCGGAGCAATGGCAGTGGCAATACTGGCAAGTAGATTGCTACCGTCCCACAGCCTATGTCAAAACTGGTAACTACAACCGTGCCTCTGTCACGAATGTCATTAGGTTGCTGAATGAGCTACACTTCATCGCCCTGCACAACTTAGCTGAGATTCAGTTGGGTGCGGATCTCCTATTCTGGTATCACTACACCCAATTCTTTAAGCAAATTATTCTGCACGATCAATATATCCCAGCGCTGAAGTATCGATCGCTAACTCCGACAGAGCCACCTACTAAAGGCAAACGCAAAACGGCATCCCAAACCACCACTAAGACCACTAAAACTGCGAAGAATAAGAGTAAAGCCACAACCAAAACAACACCCAAAGAATTTGAAATTTATCAAGGCTGGGAGATCCTCTCAGCTCGGTATGAAGCAGAATTAGAACGCTATGTAGAACTCATGCCTTTTGTTTGTGTAGCAGGTCGCGCAGAACCGCAAGAACCACCGCAATTCTACGACAAGATGACCTTGCTGCGTCATTTCTCGGAGGTGCTGCTCGCAGAAATTGTCACCCATACTCCCACTTCTGCTGCCTTTGAGAAACAGATTAACGATACCTTGCTAGGCAGTTGCTTACATTCCGGACATCCCTGGCAACATCCAGAAGGGCTAACCCCATATCAGCAGTGGAAAACCTGGCGCGATCGCATTGGTCGTAGCCAAACGGATCTACCCTTTTATTTATGTTTTCAGCTCCAATCTCCTGCCAAACCAGAGGATGCTTGGATACTAGAGTTTCAGGTGGCATCGCGGCAAGATCCCTCGGTGCAGATTCCCTTACAGGACTATTGGCGGCTCCGCACCAAGCGTCACAAGGCTCTAATTCAACAGTTTGGCGAAAACTTTGAGCAACACTTACTGATTCATCTCGGTTATGCTGCTCGGATCTATCCGCAACTTTGGGCTGGCTTAGAAACTGATCAACCAGTTGGTATCTCTCTGGCGATCGCGGAGGCTTCTGCCTTTTTGCAAGAGTCAGCCTGGGTTTTGGAAGCAGCAGGCTATAAAGTTAGGGTGCCTGCTTGGTGGACTCCTCAAGGCTGGCGGCGAACCAAACTGCGGATGAAAGCGCGCGGTCGCACGTTGGGCGGAGATGACAAAAGTAAGAGTTACTTCTCGTTTGAAACCCTGGTGGATTATCGCTACGAACTGTCGATCGATGGCAAGCCTGTCAGTGAACAAGAGTGGCAAGAATTGGTCAATGCCAAAGCCTCGCTGGTGCAGTTTCGGGGGCAGTGGATGCAGCTCGACCAAGACAAGATGCAGCAGATGCTAGAGTTTTGGAAAAAACATCAGCATGAGCAGCCAGAGCTGAGTTTGCTCGATTTTATGAAGCTGTCCGGAGGCAGTGAGGATGGCATTGAGTTAGAAGTCGATCATGACGAAACCCTGGGGGAGATGCTGAGCAAGCTGAATGAAAAAAGCCATCTAGAGCTACTGCCCGATCCCAAAGCACTTCAGGGAACGCTACGCACTTACCAAAAACGTGGTTTAGCGTGGTTACATTACCTCGAAACGCTGGGCCTGAATGGCTGCCTCGCGGATGATATGGGCATGGGCAAGTCGTTGCAGGTGATTGCTCGCTTGGTGCAAGAGCGGGAACAAGGGTCCAAAAAGTCTAAAAAATTGGTGCCGATTCCACCTACCTTACTGATTGCACCAACTTCAGTAGTAGGTAACTGGCAAAAGGAGATTGAGAAATTTGCTCCGCATCTCCGATCGCTCATTCATCACGGTAGCGATCGCCTCCAAAAGAAAGAAGAGTTTCAAGCTGCGATCGCCGACTGTGATGTCGTGATTACTTCCTATACCCTGGTTCGCAAAGATATTGCTCTGCTCTCAGAAGTAGAATGGCGACGGATTGTGATCGACGAAGCGCAGAACATCAAGAACCCCAAGGCGGCACAAACTAAAGCGATTTACAAACTGCCAGGGCAATATCGTCTTGCGCTTACAGGTACTCCAGTCGAAAATCGCTTGCTCGATCTGTGGTCAATTTTTAACTTCCTTAATCCTGGTTACTTGGGCAAAGAGTCGCAGTTTCGTCAATCCTTTGAAATTCCGATTCAGAAAAATAATGATGTAATGCGTTCTGCCACGCTGAAAAAGTTGGTGGAACCCTTCATTCTGCGCCGCGTCAAAACCGATCCCTCGATTATTCAAGATCTCCCTGACAAGCTAGAGCAAAAGCTCTACTGTAACCTCACCAAAGAGCAAGCGTCTCTTTACGAAGCCACCGTTAAAGACGTGGAAAAGCAACTGCAAGCAGCAGAAGGCATTCAACGCAAGGGTTTGATTCTTGCCACCTTAATGAAACTGAAGCAAATCTGTAATCATCCTATGCAGTTTTTGCAAGATGGCAGCGACTTTACGCCAGAGCGATCGCATAAGCTAGAGCGCCTCACAGAGATGACCCAAGAAGCGATCGCAGAAGGAGAAAGCCTCTTGATATTTACCCAATTCGCAGAGATTGGTGAAGCTCTGGAGAAGTACCTCAAGCACACCCTCCGCTGCAATACTTTCTACCTCCACGGGGGCACCCCTCGCCCCAAACGAGAACAGATGATCGCTGAGTTCCAAGACCCCAATACTGAACCCTCGGTTTTTGTGCTCTCCCTCAAAGCTGGAGGAGTTGGCATTACCCTAACCAAAGCCAACCATGTGTTTCATTTTGATCGCTGGTGGAATCCGGCGGTAGAAGACCAAGCCACCGATCGCGCCTTCCGGATTGGGCAAAAGAAGAATGTTTTTGTGCATAAATTTGTGGCGATCGGCACCTTGGAAGAACGCATTGACCAGATGATTGAAGATAAAAAGAAACTGGTGGGCGCGATCGTCGGGGCTGATGAGTCTTGGCTGACAGAACTCGACAATGAAGCCTTTAAGCAACTCATTTCTTTGAATCGCAGTGCTGTGTTGGATTAA
- a CDS encoding SWIM zinc finger family protein codes for MKKLVKTWWGNRFIQALEEFSDPSRLSRGRSYANSNRILQLDIIDSVIHAKVRGNVNPYFGVYKEPTYTIEIVIHPISQAQWAAAIAYIASKASFISKLLLNEMPDNIEDAFQTLGLHLLPKSKLDFETHCSCPDWGNPCKHVAGVYYRVAKDLDRDPFLLFELRGLPRKQLHAELAKSPLGQALIAELNAEASAPFPVTSYYTRPQLTALPQEINPKTFWQGEKPFPKTVEVLPPSTVSGILVKKQGDFPAFWQKDHSFIATIDELYDRVKTKNRDLL; via the coding sequence ATGAAAAAACTTGTAAAAACCTGGTGGGGCAATCGGTTTATTCAAGCCTTGGAAGAATTCAGCGATCCGAGTCGCTTGAGTCGAGGTCGCTCCTATGCCAACAGCAACCGTATCCTCCAGCTCGATATTATTGATTCTGTCATTCACGCGAAAGTTCGAGGCAACGTCAATCCCTATTTTGGCGTTTACAAAGAACCGACTTATACCATTGAGATTGTCATCCATCCCATTAGTCAGGCGCAATGGGCAGCGGCGATCGCTTACATTGCCTCTAAAGCCAGTTTCATCTCAAAACTGCTGCTCAATGAGATGCCAGATAACATCGAGGATGCCTTTCAAACCTTAGGATTGCATCTATTACCAAAGTCAAAACTAGATTTTGAAACGCACTGCTCCTGTCCCGATTGGGGTAATCCTTGCAAGCATGTGGCTGGGGTTTATTATCGCGTTGCCAAAGATCTCGATCGCGATCCCTTTCTTCTGTTTGAGTTGCGAGGGTTACCCAGAAAACAACTACATGCCGAGCTAGCCAAATCACCTTTAGGCCAAGCCCTGATTGCAGAACTGAACGCCGAAGCGAGTGCGCCTTTCCCTGTGACTTCCTACTACACTCGACCTCAACTCACGGCGTTGCCACAGGAGATCAATCCTAAAACTTTTTGGCAGGGAGAGAAACCATTTCCTAAAACTGTTGAAGTACTGCCGCCTAGCACCGTTTCAGGCATTTTGGTCAAAAAGCAGGGAGACTTTCCCGCCTTTTGGCAAAAGGACCACTCGTTTATTGCAACGATTGATGAACTATACGATCGCGTTAAAACAAAAAATCGCGACTTGCTATAA